The following proteins are co-located in the Mesorhizobium sp. M1E.F.Ca.ET.045.02.1.1 genome:
- a CDS encoding GNAT family N-acetyltransferase, translating into MAAVPLLEETSGGPAGAMVSGLAGLAREADPAHIELFANNRPERRLAIYPASAGFDLVEELDYLSARAIEPNVFFNPRFLAPAMPRLEDREVRLAVIRDGDEFRNRLRLLVPFSVERPAIPLGVPVMRTWSSPFGPLGAPLVDRDDPVGVIEDFFSMLSRPHLKLPKVFVLPDMRLDGPVASLLTSFADSRGLTLVVTGKAERPVLESDADGDDYLKASLRSHHYREFRRLKRRLADLGRLEHVVARGPDEIRHAIESFLTLEAAGWKGRERTAMAIDRYRAAFAREAVHRLAEHDMCRIHSLKLDGRTIACLVVFVEAGVAYTWKTAYDEALSAYSPGTLLMIEVTKQHLDDPNIVMTDSCAVPDHPVMSRLWSERKPMGTLVVGLTPDADRLARQAASQLHLYRETRNMARILRNRMRSLLKRR; encoded by the coding sequence ATGGCCGCCGTTCCGTTGCTCGAGGAGACCAGCGGCGGCCCGGCCGGCGCCATGGTGTCGGGCCTTGCGGGCCTCGCCAGGGAGGCGGACCCTGCCCATATCGAGCTGTTCGCCAACAACAGGCCGGAGCGCAGGCTCGCGATCTATCCGGCCTCCGCAGGCTTCGATCTCGTCGAGGAGCTCGATTATCTCAGCGCCCGCGCGATCGAACCCAACGTGTTCTTCAACCCCCGCTTCCTGGCCCCCGCCATGCCGAGGCTCGAGGACCGCGAGGTGCGGCTGGCTGTCATCCGCGACGGCGACGAGTTCCGCAACCGGCTGCGGCTTCTGGTGCCGTTCTCGGTCGAGCGGCCGGCGATCCCGCTCGGCGTCCCGGTCATGCGCACATGGTCGAGCCCGTTCGGCCCGCTCGGCGCGCCGCTGGTCGATCGCGACGACCCGGTCGGCGTCATCGAGGATTTCTTCTCGATGCTGTCGAGGCCGCATCTCAAGCTGCCGAAGGTCTTTGTGCTGCCCGACATGAGGCTGGACGGCCCGGTGGCGAGCCTGCTCACCTCCTTTGCCGACAGCCGCGGCCTGACCCTGGTCGTCACCGGCAAGGCCGAGCGCCCGGTGCTGGAGAGCGATGCCGATGGCGACGACTATCTCAAGGCATCGCTGCGCTCGCATCACTATCGCGAATTCCGCCGCCTGAAGCGGCGTCTTGCCGACCTTGGCAGGCTCGAGCATGTCGTGGCGCGCGGGCCGGACGAGATCCGCCACGCCATCGAGAGCTTCCTGACTCTGGAGGCCGCGGGCTGGAAGGGCCGCGAGCGCACCGCCATGGCGATCGACCGCTACCGCGCCGCCTTCGCCCGCGAGGCCGTGCACCGGCTGGCAGAGCACGACATGTGCCGCATCCATTCGTTGAAGCTCGACGGCCGCACCATCGCCTGCCTGGTGGTCTTCGTCGAGGCGGGCGTCGCCTACACCTGGAAAACCGCCTATGACGAGGCGCTCTCAGCCTATTCGCCGGGCACGCTTCTGATGATCGAGGTGACGAAACAGCACCTCGACGACCCCAACATCGTCATGACCGATTCCTGCGCGGTGCCCGACCATCCGGTGATGAGCCGGCTGTGGAGCGAGCGCAAGCCGATGGGCACGCTGGTCGTGGGTCTGACGCCGGACGCCGACCGCCTCGCCCGCCAGGCAGCCTCGCAATTGCACCTCTATCGCGAGACCCGCAACATGGCGCGCATCCTGCGCAACCGCATGCGGAGCCTCTTGAAAAGGCGCTAG
- the secA gene encoding preprotein translocase subunit SecA — MVSLGGLARKVFGSSNDRRVKATRPRVEAINAMENEMRALSDAELAGRTEKFRQDLANGASLDDLLIPAFATVREAARRVLSMRPFDVQLIGGMVLHNGGIAEMRTGEGKTLVATLPVYLNALAGKGVHVVTVNDYLAKRDAEWMGRIYKFLGLTVGIIVHGLSDDERREAYASDVTYATNNELGFDYLRDNMKYERSQMVQRGHAYAIVDEVDSILVDEARTPLIISGPLEDRSEMYNTIDAFMLRLGPPDYEVDEKQKTTIFTEDGTERLENMLRDAGLLKGESLYDVENVAIVHHVNNALKAHLLFQKDRDYIVRNGEIVIIDEFTGRMMPGRRYSEGLHQALEAKEHVAIQPENQTLASVTFQNYFRLYKKLAGMTGTALTEAEEFANIYNLEVTEIPTNLPVVRKDEDDEVYRTVDEKYKAIVKEIKEARDKGQPILVGTTSIEKSEQLAERLRKDGFKNFEVLNARHHEREAAIVAQAGKPGAITIATNMAGRGTDIQLGGNADMRIAEELADMPAGPEREAREKQIRDDVAQLKEKALAAGGLYVLATERHESRRIDNQLRGRSGRQGDPGRSKFFLSLQDDLMRIFGSERMDGMLQKLGLKEDEAIIHPWINKALEKAQKKVEARNFDIRKNLLKYDDVSNDQRKAVFQRRIELMDGEGLSETVTEMREGVIEEIVAKNIPENAYAEQWNVAGLKEEVAQFLNLDLPVEEWVKEEGIAEDDIRERIAAAADAAAKERADRFGPDVMSYVERSVVLQTLDHLWREHIVNLDHLRSVVGFRGYAQRDPLQEYKGEAFELFQAMLGNLEQAVTAQLMRVELVRQAADAPPPEAPDMFGSHIDGTTGEDDFQGGETALLVRQDHNTIVAPENRDPKNPATWGKIGRNEACPCGSGKKYKHCHGAFA, encoded by the coding sequence ATGGTCAGTCTCGGCGGTCTCGCCCGTAAGGTTTTCGGCTCCTCCAACGACCGCCGAGTCAAGGCGACCAGGCCCCGGGTCGAGGCCATCAACGCCATGGAAAACGAGATGCGGGCGCTGTCCGATGCCGAGCTTGCGGGCCGCACGGAAAAATTCCGCCAGGATCTCGCCAACGGCGCGTCGCTCGACGACCTGCTGATACCGGCTTTCGCCACCGTGCGCGAAGCGGCCCGCCGCGTTCTGAGCATGCGTCCCTTCGACGTGCAATTGATCGGCGGCATGGTGCTGCACAATGGCGGCATCGCCGAAATGCGCACCGGCGAGGGCAAGACGCTGGTCGCCACCTTGCCGGTCTATCTCAATGCGCTTGCCGGCAAAGGCGTCCATGTCGTCACCGTCAACGACTATCTGGCCAAGCGCGACGCGGAATGGATGGGCCGCATCTACAAGTTCCTCGGCCTCACCGTCGGCATCATCGTTCACGGCCTCTCCGACGACGAGCGCCGCGAGGCCTACGCCTCCGACGTCACCTATGCCACCAACAACGAGCTCGGCTTCGACTATCTGCGCGACAATATGAAGTACGAGCGCTCGCAGATGGTGCAGCGCGGCCATGCCTACGCCATCGTCGACGAGGTCGATTCCATCCTGGTCGACGAAGCGCGCACGCCGCTGATCATTTCCGGTCCGCTCGAGGACCGCTCGGAAATGTACAACACCATCGACGCCTTCATGCTGAGGCTCGGCCCCCCCGACTACGAGGTCGACGAGAAGCAGAAGACCACGATCTTCACCGAGGACGGCACCGAAAGGCTGGAAAACATGCTGCGCGACGCCGGCCTGCTGAAGGGCGAGTCGCTCTATGACGTCGAGAACGTCGCCATCGTCCACCATGTCAACAATGCGCTGAAGGCGCACCTTTTGTTCCAGAAAGACAGGGACTACATCGTGCGCAACGGCGAGATCGTCATCATCGACGAGTTCACCGGCCGCATGATGCCTGGCCGCCGTTATTCGGAAGGCCTGCACCAGGCGCTGGAGGCCAAGGAACACGTGGCGATCCAGCCGGAGAACCAGACGCTCGCCTCCGTCACCTTCCAAAACTATTTCCGCCTCTACAAGAAGCTCGCCGGCATGACCGGCACGGCGCTGACCGAGGCCGAGGAATTCGCTAACATCTACAATCTCGAAGTCACCGAGATCCCGACCAACCTGCCGGTCGTCCGCAAGGACGAGGACGACGAGGTCTATCGGACGGTGGACGAGAAGTACAAGGCGATCGTCAAGGAGATCAAGGAAGCGCGCGACAAGGGCCAGCCGATCCTAGTCGGCACCACCTCGATCGAGAAATCCGAGCAGCTGGCCGAACGCCTGCGCAAGGACGGTTTCAAGAATTTCGAGGTGCTGAACGCCCGCCACCACGAGCGGGAGGCGGCCATCGTCGCCCAGGCCGGCAAGCCCGGCGCCATCACCATCGCCACCAACATGGCCGGCCGTGGCACCGACATCCAGCTTGGCGGCAACGCCGACATGCGCATTGCCGAGGAATTGGCCGACATGCCGGCCGGGCCGGAACGCGAGGCACGTGAAAAGCAGATCCGCGACGACGTCGCGCAGTTGAAGGAAAAGGCGCTGGCCGCCGGCGGCCTCTACGTTTTGGCCACCGAGCGCCATGAATCGCGCCGCATCGACAACCAGCTCCGCGGCCGCTCCGGCCGCCAGGGCGATCCGGGCCGCTCGAAATTCTTCCTGTCGCTGCAGGACGACCTGATGCGCATCTTCGGCTCCGAGCGCATGGACGGCATGCTGCAGAAGCTCGGTCTCAAGGAAGACGAGGCGATCATCCACCCGTGGATCAACAAGGCGCTGGAAAAGGCGCAGAAGAAGGTCGAGGCGCGCAACTTCGACATCCGCAAGAACCTCTTGAAATATGACGACGTCTCCAACGATCAGCGCAAGGCGGTGTTCCAGCGACGCATCGAGTTGATGGACGGCGAAGGTCTGTCCGAGACGGTCACCGAGATGCGCGAGGGCGTCATCGAGGAAATCGTCGCCAAGAACATCCCCGAAAACGCCTATGCCGAGCAGTGGAACGTTGCCGGCCTGAAGGAGGAAGTGGCGCAATTCCTGAACCTCGACCTGCCGGTCGAAGAGTGGGTCAAGGAAGAGGGCATCGCCGAGGACGACATCCGCGAACGCATCGCGGCGGCTGCCGATGCAGCCGCGAAGGAACGCGCCGACCGCTTCGGCCCCGACGTGATGAGCTATGTCGAGCGCTCGGTGGTGCTGCAGACGCTCGACCACCTGTGGCGCGAGCACATCGTCAATCTCGACCATCTGCGCTCGGTCGTCGGCTTCCGCGGCTATGCCCAGCGCGACCCGCTGCAGGAGTACAAGGGCGAGGCCTTCGAACTGTTTCAGGCCATGCTCGGCAACCTGGAACAGGCCGTCACCGCGCAGCTGATGCGCGTCGAGTTGGTCCGCCAGGCGGCGGACGCTCCCCCGCCTGAGGCGCCCGACATGTTCGGCAGCCATATCGACGGCACCACCGGCGAGGACGACTTCCAGGGCGGCGAGACCGCGCTTCTGGTCCGCCAGGATCACAACACGATCGTCGCGCCGGAGAATCGCGATCCGAAGAACCCGGCGACCTGGGGCAAGATCGGCCGCAACGAGGCCTGCCCCTGCGGCTCCGGCAAGAAATACAAGCACTGCCACGGCGCCTTCGCCTGA
- a CDS encoding lipopolysaccharide biosynthesis protein codes for MRFSAATTAGRFLPQRLALRMRPLLGRIDAVLFTADERGEAGRMSLIAFSIRIVSAVIAFISQVLMARWMGSFEYGIFVLVWVTMVIVGNLACLGFHTSVIRFIPEYRERGMLAELRGIVLASRLFVLVASTVIAALGALGVWLASPWIENYYVVPFILGVICLPMIAMGDLLQGLARANSWALFALSPTYLVRPVLILVFMALMLALNYAPDAKTAIFASIAATYVTTLGQLIGVTSRMDKKIPAGPTTVHFGQWFLVSLPIFLVESFFFLLTNADVLMVGAYLDPNDVAIYFATVKTLALVHFVYFAVKAGVAQRYAQFTHGEPERLAAFARETVSWTFWPSLAMALLVLALGKPMLVLFGPEFTAGYPLLFLLVFGVVARGAVGPCESLLTMSGNQNICAAVYAMTLALNIGLNVMLIPHFGLWGAAVATSLAMIFEASALSFTVWRKLGIVMAIFVPAKKEVA; via the coding sequence GTGCGCTTTTCCGCGGCGACGACTGCCGGGCGGTTCCTGCCGCAGCGCTTAGCGCTGCGCATGCGGCCGTTGCTTGGCCGCATCGATGCCGTGCTGTTCACCGCCGACGAACGCGGCGAAGCCGGCCGCATGTCGCTGATCGCCTTTTCCATCCGCATCGTCAGCGCCGTCATCGCCTTCATCAGCCAGGTGCTGATGGCGCGCTGGATGGGCTCGTTCGAATACGGCATCTTCGTGCTGGTCTGGGTGACGATGGTCATCGTCGGCAACCTTGCCTGCCTCGGCTTCCACACCTCGGTCATCCGCTTCATTCCCGAATATCGCGAGCGCGGCATGCTCGCCGAGCTGCGCGGCATCGTGCTCGCGAGCCGCCTGTTCGTGCTGGTCGCCTCGACGGTGATTGCGGCCCTCGGCGCCCTCGGCGTCTGGCTCGCCTCGCCCTGGATCGAGAACTACTATGTCGTTCCCTTCATCCTCGGCGTCATCTGCCTGCCGATGATCGCGATGGGCGATCTTCTGCAGGGGCTGGCCCGCGCCAATTCATGGGCGCTGTTCGCGCTGTCGCCGACCTATCTCGTGCGGCCGGTGCTGATCCTGGTGTTCATGGCGCTTATGCTCGCCCTGAACTACGCCCCGGACGCCAAGACCGCGATCTTCGCCTCGATCGCCGCCACCTATGTGACGACGCTCGGCCAGTTGATAGGCGTCACCTCACGCATGGACAAGAAGATCCCGGCCGGCCCGACGACCGTGCATTTCGGCCAGTGGTTCCTCGTCTCGCTGCCGATCTTCCTGGTCGAGAGCTTTTTCTTCCTGCTCACCAATGCCGACGTGCTGATGGTCGGCGCCTATCTCGACCCCAATGACGTCGCAATCTATTTCGCTACCGTGAAGACGCTGGCGCTGGTGCATTTCGTCTATTTCGCCGTCAAGGCGGGCGTCGCCCAGCGCTACGCGCAGTTCACCCATGGCGAGCCGGAACGGCTTGCCGCCTTCGCTCGCGAGACGGTCTCCTGGACTTTCTGGCCGTCGCTGGCGATGGCGCTGCTGGTGCTGGCGCTCGGCAAGCCGATGCTGGTGCTGTTCGGCCCGGAATTCACCGCCGGCTATCCGCTGCTTTTCCTGCTCGTCTTCGGCGTCGTCGCGCGCGGCGCCGTCGGCCCCTGCGAAAGCCTGCTCACCATGAGCGGCAACCAGAACATCTGCGCCGCCGTCTATGCCATGACGCTTGCCCTGAACATCGGCCTCAACGTGATGCTGATCCCGCATTTCGGCCTCTGGGGCGCGGCGGTCGCCACCAGCCTCGCCATGATCTTCGAGGCCAGCGCGCTGTCTTTCACCGTCTGGCGCAAGCTCGGCATCGTCATGGCGATTTTCGTGCCTGCAAAGAAGGAAGTCGCCTGA
- a CDS encoding YncE family protein has translation MIRTFLRHVGPPITLLGLLLAPLPTTAFAGSCPEDCSEPPPPPVNIYSHTTAGHLDAATAGALPRVYVPNRSSNSVSVIDMVTLKEVERFPVGSKPQHVVPSWDLKTLWVANNGTGKNGSLTPIDPTTAKPGKQVQVDDPYNMYFMPDGSAAIIVDEALRQLDLRDPRTMALKSIIPAPTCPGINHADFSADNSYAIFTCEYGDGGLAKIDLKNQKVLGHLDLSKMGMPQDIRLSPDGKIFYVADMMNDGVFLIDGDSFKEIGFVATGIGAHGFVVSRDGKRLYVSNRGSHKMEQGRADGPGSVTVIDFATRSVVAQWPIPEGGSPDMGNVSADGKQLWLSGRFDSEVYMIDTASGAVTKIRVGVEPHGLTVWPQPGRYSQGHTGNMR, from the coding sequence ATGATCAGAACCTTCCTGCGCCATGTCGGTCCGCCAATCACGCTGCTTGGCCTGCTGCTCGCCCCACTGCCGACAACCGCCTTCGCAGGCTCCTGCCCCGAGGATTGCAGCGAGCCTCCGCCGCCGCCCGTCAACATCTACAGCCATACCACCGCCGGCCATCTCGACGCCGCCACGGCCGGCGCGCTGCCGCGCGTCTATGTGCCGAACCGCTCCTCGAACAGCGTCTCTGTGATCGACATGGTGACGCTCAAGGAGGTCGAAAGGTTCCCGGTCGGCAGCAAGCCGCAGCATGTCGTTCCCTCCTGGGACCTGAAGACGCTCTGGGTGGCCAACAACGGCACCGGCAAGAACGGCAGCCTGACGCCGATCGACCCGACGACCGCCAAACCCGGCAAGCAGGTGCAGGTCGACGACCCCTACAACATGTATTTCATGCCGGACGGCAGCGCCGCCATCATCGTCGACGAGGCGCTGAGGCAGCTCGACCTGCGCGATCCGCGGACCATGGCCCTGAAATCGATCATCCCGGCGCCGACCTGCCCCGGCATCAACCACGCCGATTTCTCGGCCGACAATTCCTATGCGATCTTCACCTGCGAGTATGGCGACGGCGGGCTGGCAAAGATCGACCTGAAGAACCAGAAGGTGCTCGGCCATCTCGACCTGTCGAAGATGGGCATGCCGCAGGACATAAGGCTGTCGCCCGACGGCAAGATCTTCTACGTCGCCGACATGATGAATGACGGCGTCTTCCTCATCGACGGCGACAGCTTCAAGGAGATCGGCTTCGTCGCGACGGGCATAGGCGCGCATGGCTTCGTCGTCAGCCGCGACGGCAAGCGGCTCTACGTCTCGAACCGCGGCTCGCACAAGATGGAGCAGGGCCGCGCCGACGGGCCGGGCAGCGTGACGGTGATCGACTTCGCCACGCGCTCGGTCGTCGCCCAATGGCCGATCCCCGAAGGCGGCAGCCCCGACATGGGCAATGTCAGCGCCGACGGCAAGCAGCTCTGGCTCTCGGGCCGCTTCGACAGCGAGGTCTACATGATCGACACGGCGAGCGGCGCCGTGACCAAGATCCGCGTTGGTGTGGAACCGCATGGCCTCACCGTCTGGCCGCAACCCGGGCGGTATTCGCAGGGGCATACGGGGAATATGCGGTAG
- a CDS encoding peptidylprolyl isomerase codes for MSLLFRRASLASLGLAFGLSALSLSPLMAQETKPAQPDAAAPAAAPVDPNAVVATINGEKLTEADLALAEGELSQQFQQLPPEQRRAAALSAAIEIRVMAKKAVDSGLDKDADFQRRMAFLQQRALHGEVVEKEVVNKVTDAEVRARYDQEIANTPPVNEIHARHILVKTKEEAEAIIKQLDGGADFQKLANEHTSDPSGKSNGGDLGWFGPGQMVPEFDKAASALEVGKYSKEPVQSQFGWHVIKVEDKRAKQPPAFDDVKDQARQAVIRDKYFAMVKELRGAAKVEIPDEKLKAAVDAMENGK; via the coding sequence ATGTCCCTGCTGTTCCGCCGCGCGTCGCTCGCCAGCCTTGGCCTGGCCTTCGGGCTCTCGGCTCTTTCACTGTCGCCGCTGATGGCGCAGGAAACCAAGCCCGCCCAGCCGGATGCCGCGGCTCCCGCCGCTGCGCCGGTCGACCCGAACGCCGTCGTCGCCACCATCAACGGCGAGAAGCTGACCGAGGCCGATCTTGCGCTCGCCGAAGGCGAGCTGTCGCAGCAGTTCCAGCAGCTGCCGCCGGAACAGCGCCGCGCCGCCGCCCTTTCGGCTGCCATCGAAATCCGCGTCATGGCCAAGAAGGCGGTCGACAGCGGTCTCGACAAGGATGCCGATTTCCAGCGCCGCATGGCGTTCCTGCAGCAGCGCGCCCTGCACGGCGAGGTGGTCGAGAAGGAGGTCGTCAACAAGGTGACGGACGCCGAAGTCCGCGCCCGCTATGACCAGGAAATCGCCAACACGCCGCCGGTCAATGAAATCCACGCCCGTCACATCCTCGTGAAGACCAAGGAAGAGGCCGAGGCGATCATCAAGCAGCTCGACGGCGGTGCCGATTTCCAAAAACTCGCCAACGAGCACACCAGCGACCCAAGCGGTAAATCGAATGGCGGCGACCTCGGCTGGTTCGGTCCCGGGCAGATGGTGCCTGAGTTCGACAAGGCGGCCTCTGCCCTGGAGGTCGGCAAATACTCGAAGGAGCCGGTGCAGTCGCAGTTCGGCTGGCATGTCATCAAGGTCGAGGACAAGCGCGCCAAGCAGCCGCCGGCCTTCGACGACGTCAAGGACCAGGCCAGGCAGGCCGTGATCCGCGACAAATACTTCGCCATGGTCAAGGAATTGCGCGGAGCCGCCAAGGTCGAGATCCCCGACGAGAAGCTGAAGGCCGCGGTCGACGCGATGGAGAACGGCAAGTAA
- a CDS encoding DUF4242 domain-containing protein: protein MPRYLVERTFPDGLNVPMNDAGATAMGGVIARNAEKGVTWVQSFVSPDKSKSFCIYDAPSPEAIRSTAQKNSLPVDKITEVRVLDPYFYR, encoded by the coding sequence ATGCCTCGCTATCTGGTTGAACGGACATTTCCCGATGGGCTCAACGTGCCGATGAACGATGCCGGCGCGACGGCCATGGGCGGCGTCATCGCCCGCAACGCCGAAAAGGGCGTGACCTGGGTGCAGTCCTTCGTCTCGCCCGACAAGTCGAAGAGCTTCTGCATCTACGACGCCCCCTCGCCCGAGGCGATCCGCAGCACCGCGCAGAAGAATTCGCTTCCCGTCGACAAGATCACGGAGGTGCGGGTCCTCGACCCCTACTTTTATCGCTGA
- a CDS encoding LuxR family transcriptional regulator yields the protein MLLERQTQLRQLEALVADAMQGRGRVAALSGEAGAGKTALVEAFVGHVGQGVTLLRSACEDLSIPDPLGPLYDLAREAQWELPRAIDARQGQRLPLFSDALDVFEAKGPSLLVIEDLHWADDATLDFVRFLGRRIANTHILLLVTARTDRSEGQMRVRRALGEIPASNVTRIEVPLLSEAAVLSLAEQAGREGEAIYRATAGNAFFVAELLAAESDSALPASVRDAVLARAERLSPGARSMLDAVSVFPRRADAWALQGLCGIAAAGQLAECVSQGLLEDFGDGYAFRHEIARRAIEMALTPSRRREYNQRALTALQENPDVATARLVHHAVEAQNLEAVRELAPLAAREASRVGAHRDAAGHYEVALRYCDGLPMESRAALHEGHAFECHLIGRINAAMEAQREARRLQQALGDRLKEGDSLRCLSRFAYLLGDREAADRFGSQAVELLETAPDSPELAMAYSNLSQLAMLAERLDETLSLGGKAIALAERLNRPDILCHALNNVGAAGQWLDFAKGRRDLARSLGIALAGNFQEHAARAFTNCACVEMNRLSFDEAEAFLERGIAYCVENDLATWRDYMRGVQAQLLLRRGLWNDAAAIAHDVIDDEAATALVRYPSLVALARLRIRRGDPSAEPVLDEMTSFLDKGMELQRLVPYAAVMAELAWLGQGDPDEALRLIDLAESQSPTRAVFGELAIWRQLLSPDSDPGETIGMAEPHRLLLAGDWRGAAAFWAGTDAPFERALALLQGNEAALREALDILEALGARPVAQHVRGMMRQSGVSHIARGPRQATRANQAGLTQRQMEVLQLIERGFSNKKIAAHLTISPKTVDHHVSAVLEKLEAVSRGEATAAARASGLL from the coding sequence ATGCTTCTGGAAAGGCAGACGCAACTGCGGCAACTGGAGGCCCTTGTGGCGGATGCGATGCAGGGCCGCGGCCGCGTCGCGGCGCTGTCAGGCGAGGCCGGCGCCGGCAAGACGGCGCTGGTCGAGGCCTTCGTCGGTCATGTCGGGCAAGGCGTGACGCTGCTTCGCAGCGCCTGCGAGGACCTGTCGATCCCGGATCCGCTCGGGCCGCTCTACGACCTCGCCCGCGAGGCGCAATGGGAATTGCCGCGGGCGATCGACGCCCGGCAGGGGCAGCGGCTGCCGCTGTTTTCCGATGCGCTCGACGTCTTCGAGGCGAAGGGTCCGAGCCTGCTCGTCATCGAGGACCTGCATTGGGCGGATGACGCTACGCTCGATTTCGTCCGCTTCCTCGGCCGGCGCATTGCAAACACCCACATTTTGCTTCTGGTCACGGCGCGCACCGACCGCAGCGAGGGGCAGATGCGCGTGCGCCGGGCGCTCGGCGAGATCCCGGCCAGCAATGTCACGCGTATCGAGGTGCCGCTGCTCAGTGAGGCCGCCGTGTTGTCGCTCGCGGAACAGGCCGGTCGCGAGGGCGAAGCGATCTACCGGGCCACCGCCGGCAATGCCTTCTTCGTCGCCGAACTGCTTGCCGCCGAAAGCGACAGCGCGCTGCCGGCCAGCGTACGCGACGCGGTGCTGGCCCGGGCGGAGCGGCTGTCGCCCGGCGCCCGCTCGATGCTCGACGCGGTGTCCGTGTTTCCGCGCCGCGCCGACGCCTGGGCACTGCAGGGCCTGTGCGGGATCGCCGCCGCCGGTCAGCTCGCCGAATGCGTCAGCCAAGGCCTGCTCGAGGATTTCGGCGACGGCTACGCCTTCCGGCACGAGATCGCTCGCCGGGCCATCGAGATGGCGCTGACGCCGAGCCGACGGCGCGAGTACAACCAGCGCGCGCTGACAGCACTGCAGGAAAACCCCGATGTGGCCACCGCAAGGCTGGTGCATCACGCGGTGGAGGCGCAGAACCTGGAGGCGGTGCGCGAGCTTGCGCCGCTTGCCGCGCGCGAGGCTTCCCGCGTCGGCGCGCATCGCGATGCCGCCGGCCATTACGAGGTCGCCCTGCGGTATTGCGATGGCCTGCCGATGGAAAGCCGGGCCGCGCTGCACGAAGGCCATGCCTTCGAATGCCATCTCATCGGCCGCATCAACGCGGCCATGGAGGCGCAGCGTGAGGCGCGCCGGCTGCAGCAAGCGTTGGGCGACAGGCTGAAGGAAGGCGACAGCCTCAGATGCCTGTCACGCTTCGCCTACCTGCTCGGCGACCGCGAGGCGGCGGACCGGTTCGGGTCGCAGGCCGTCGAGCTTCTGGAAACGGCGCCCGACAGTCCCGAGCTTGCCATGGCTTACTCGAACCTTTCCCAACTGGCGATGCTGGCCGAAAGGCTCGACGAGACGCTTTCGCTGGGTGGCAAGGCGATCGCGCTGGCGGAGCGGCTGAACCGGCCGGACATCCTGTGTCACGCACTCAACAATGTCGGCGCCGCCGGGCAATGGCTGGATTTCGCCAAAGGGCGACGCGATCTCGCCCGCAGCCTGGGAATCGCCCTTGCGGGGAATTTCCAGGAGCATGCGGCCCGCGCCTTCACCAATTGCGCCTGCGTCGAGATGAACCGGCTCAGCTTCGACGAGGCGGAAGCCTTCCTCGAACGCGGCATCGCCTATTGCGTCGAGAACGATCTGGCGACCTGGCGCGACTACATGCGCGGCGTTCAGGCGCAGTTGCTGCTGCGGCGCGGCCTGTGGAACGACGCGGCGGCGATAGCGCATGACGTCATCGACGACGAGGCAGCGACCGCGCTGGTGCGCTACCCCTCGCTGGTGGCGCTGGCAAGGCTGCGCATCAGGCGGGGTGATCCATCGGCCGAGCCGGTGCTGGACGAGATGACAAGCTTCCTGGACAAGGGCATGGAGCTGCAGCGGCTGGTGCCTTACGCGGCGGTGATGGCGGAGCTCGCATGGCTCGGGCAAGGCGATCCGGACGAGGCGCTCCGCCTGATCGACCTCGCCGAAAGCCAGTCGCCGACGCGGGCGGTGTTCGGCGAATTGGCGATCTGGCGGCAATTGCTGTCGCCCGACAGCGATCCCGGCGAGACCATTGGCATGGCCGAGCCGCATCGCCTTCTGCTTGCCGGAGACTGGCGCGGCGCCGCGGCGTTCTGGGCAGGGACGGACGCTCCCTTCGAGCGCGCGCTCGCCTTGCTGCAAGGCAACGAGGCGGCGCTGCGCGAGGCGCTCGACATTCTTGAAGCGCTTGGCGCAAGGCCGGTGGCGCAGCATGTGCGCGGCATGATGCGGCAAAGCGGCGTCAGCCATATCGCGAGAGGGCCAAGGCAGGCGACGCGCGCCAATCAAGCGGGCCTCACGCAACGCCAGATGGAGGTGCTGCAACTGATCGAGCGCGGCTTCTCCAACAAGAAGATCGCGGCGCATCTGACCATCTCGCCGAAGACGGTCGATCACCACGTCTCGGCGGTGCTGGAGAAGCTGGAGGCCGTCTCGCGCGGCGAGGCGACGGCGGCGGCGCGGGCGTCGGGGCTGCTGTGA